A genomic region of Coriobacteriaceae bacterium contains the following coding sequences:
- a CDS encoding exodeoxyribonuclease III — translation MKFVSWNVNGLRAVAKKGFDDIFRAFDADIFAIQETKLQEGQSPLDYDDYYEYWSYAEKKGYSGTAVFSKVEPLAVSYGIGDSRFDCEGRSITLEFESFYFVCVYTPNAQHELARIDYRCDFEDCFREYLAGLAAKKGIVVCGDMNVAHEPIDLARPKENIGNAGFSDEERGKFDELLANGFVDTFRLLHPDTTDAYSWWSYRMKARERNVGWRIDYFLVSDSLKDRVVEADIESDIFGSDHCPVSLVLDIDE, via the coding sequence ATGAAGTTCGTATCGTGGAACGTCAATGGTCTGCGTGCTGTTGCCAAGAAGGGCTTCGACGATATCTTCCGCGCATTCGACGCGGACATCTTCGCCATACAGGAAACCAAGCTCCAGGAGGGACAATCTCCGCTCGATTACGATGACTACTACGAGTATTGGAGCTATGCGGAAAAGAAGGGCTATTCGGGCACGGCCGTCTTCTCGAAGGTCGAGCCCCTTGCCGTCTCCTACGGTATCGGCGACAGCCGCTTCGACTGCGAGGGACGTAGCATCACGCTCGAATTCGAGAGCTTCTACTTCGTCTGCGTCTACACGCCCAACGCGCAGCACGAGCTCGCACGCATCGACTACCGTTGCGATTTCGAGGACTGTTTTCGCGAGTACTTGGCTGGGCTTGCGGCGAAGAAGGGTATCGTGGTCTGCGGTGACATGAATGTGGCGCACGAGCCCATCGACTTGGCGCGTCCCAAGGAGAACATCGGCAACGCCGGCTTTTCCGACGAGGAGCGCGGCAAGTTCGATGAGCTCTTGGCAAACGGCTTCGTCGATACCTTCCGGCTGCTTCATCCCGATACTACGGACGCTTACTCTTGGTGGAGCTATCGCATGAAGGCCCGCGAGCGCAATGTCGGGTGGCGCATCGACTACTTCCTCGTGAGCGATTCGCTCAAGGACCGCGTCGTCGAGGCAGATATCGAATCCGATATCTTCGGCAGCGACCACTGCCCCGTCTCCCTCGTGCTCGATATTGACGAGTAG